One window of the Spirochaetia bacterium 38H-sp genome contains the following:
- a CDS encoding glycosyltransferase family 4 protein, producing the protein MKILFVTVKRNMGCSGASLYVNRIVSYLKDMGHNVKMLSISHEPSLASSYFLGMSDRFQKKIESILSYLKPEKVLIDDRVLPALWKIAKNKRLSSFYSYALLYKWESSKEPVSLAGYVTQELKKTTAKAANGIITSHPLIKNKVVEVCGDGCSVTVLPPGFDRLYRHTEEVFIKKKAHLPEFNILFVGNILNHKGLDLLLTALSYIRKKGIKKWKLNVAGSAAIDPSYVLRIREEIQSLSLANHVNLLGMVDDYTLADLYEKSHVVVNMSNMMEMGVATGEGFCYGTVPIASKTLGAKYWLENAGIWLKPNDLKSLSLVLYDFITDREKYLEYSLRAYRMHKELPAWKDSLKKALHILTE; encoded by the coding sequence GTGAAAATTCTTTTTGTAACAGTAAAGAGAAACATGGGATGCTCGGGGGCATCTCTGTATGTCAACCGGATTGTCTCTTATTTAAAGGACATGGGGCACAATGTAAAAATGCTATCAATCTCCCACGAACCTTCTCTTGCAAGTTCTTATTTTCTGGGAATGTCGGACAGGTTTCAGAAGAAGATAGAATCCATACTATCTTATCTCAAACCGGAAAAGGTGCTTATAGACGATAGAGTACTACCTGCCCTCTGGAAAATAGCAAAAAATAAAAGACTATCTTCTTTCTATTCTTATGCTCTTCTTTATAAGTGGGAATCCTCAAAGGAACCTGTAAGTTTAGCTGGCTACGTGACACAGGAACTAAAAAAAACAACAGCAAAAGCAGCCAACGGTATAATAACATCTCATCCTCTTATAAAAAATAAAGTTGTAGAAGTATGTGGTGATGGCTGCTCTGTTACTGTTCTGCCACCTGGTTTTGATAGATTATATCGTCATACGGAAGAGGTTTTTATTAAGAAGAAAGCTCATCTTCCGGAGTTTAATATACTTTTTGTAGGTAATATTCTCAATCATAAAGGATTGGATTTATTATTAACCGCTCTTTCTTATATCAGAAAGAAAGGCATTAAAAAGTGGAAGCTCAATGTAGCAGGTTCTGCTGCCATAGATCCCTCTTATGTGTTAAGAATCAGAGAAGAAATACAAAGCCTATCTCTTGCCAACCATGTGAATCTATTGGGAATGGTGGATGATTATACTCTTGCTGATTTGTATGAGAAATCTCATGTAGTAGTAAATATGAGCAATATGATGGAAATGGGGGTTGCCACAGGAGAAGGCTTCTGTTATGGTACGGTGCCTATAGCCAGTAAGACACTGGGAGCAAAATATTGGCTGGAAAATGCCGGTATATGGCTCAAGCCCAATGATCTCAAGAGCCTCTCACTTGTATTGTATGATTTTATTACAGATAGAGAAAAATATCTGGAATATTCCTTACGTGCATATAGGATGCATAAAGAACTCCCTGCATGGAAAGATTCCTTAAAAAAGGCGCTACACATTCTGACAGAATAG
- a CDS encoding ElyC/SanA/YdcF family protein, protein MLHKLLDYISLKKRVIAVFLLSVFIFIILFIIIANCLVIRASEGKTFYNLESIKKNKVGLLLGTSRWDRDGRINLYFLYRIEAAIELYKAAKIDFILVSGDNKTINYNEPIEFKKELVKRGIPEERIFLDYAGFRTLDSIVRAKEVFGQKSITIISQQFHNYRAIFLATYKGIDAVGYNAKDVPISRGFGVQIREVFARTKALWDLIIGVKPKFLGEKIDIE, encoded by the coding sequence ATGCTTCATAAACTGCTTGATTACATATCATTAAAAAAAAGGGTTATAGCTGTTTTCCTATTATCTGTTTTTATTTTTATAATACTATTTATTATAATTGCAAACTGCCTTGTGATAAGAGCATCAGAGGGAAAAACCTTTTACAATCTAGAAAGCATAAAAAAGAATAAAGTGGGATTACTTTTGGGAACTTCCAGATGGGACAGGGATGGAAGAATCAACCTCTATTTTCTATACAGGATAGAGGCTGCAATAGAGTTGTATAAGGCAGCCAAGATAGATTTCATACTTGTCAGCGGAGATAATAAGACAATAAATTATAATGAGCCCATAGAGTTTAAAAAAGAGCTGGTAAAAAGAGGAATCCCAGAAGAAAGAATCTTTCTTGATTATGCTGGATTTAGAACACTTGACTCCATAGTACGGGCAAAAGAGGTTTTTGGACAGAAAAGCATCACTATTATCTCACAACAGTTTCATAATTATCGAGCTATATTCCTTGCAACCTATAAGGGAATAGATGCAGTAGGCTACAATGCCAAGGATGTACCAATATCACGAGGATTTGGCGTACAGATAAGAGAAGTATTTGCAAGGACAAAGGCATTGTGGGATCTTATAATAGGTGTTAAACCCAAGTTTCTCGGAGAAAAGATAGACATAGAATAG
- a CDS encoding TIGR01212 family radical SAM protein (This family includes YhcC from E. coli K-12, an uncharacterized radical SAM protein.): MMSNLTANRPFFSFSDYLRKRYGERIYRVGVDAGFSCPHRKDTYGGCAFCDAAGSRAPYLDVAKGLKEQIDRTIIFLKKRYNATGFFLYFQANTNTYAPANRLRELYDYALSLASFKGLIVSTRPDCLDDKKTSLLADYKKQGYEVWVELGLQSMHDKTLARINRGHDRACWEEAIHRLGNAGIYRAAHLIAGLPGEDLSDFLASVNYVAKTGTEAVKLHDLHLPLGSALYKEFLHGELSLLSRQRYIDYVIAAIEHMPKDMILMRYSTDTTYARRGYPHKYIPKQAFIVMMERKLKSLGTYQGRLWKGGERNTLLSDFINK; the protein is encoded by the coding sequence ATGATGAGCAATCTCACAGCCAACAGACCATTTTTTTCTTTTTCCGATTATTTGCGTAAGAGATACGGTGAGAGAATTTACAGGGTAGGAGTTGATGCCGGATTTTCCTGCCCCCATAGAAAAGACACCTATGGGGGATGTGCTTTTTGTGATGCAGCGGGTTCTAGAGCCCCTTATCTGGATGTAGCAAAAGGGCTCAAAGAACAGATAGACAGGACCATAATCTTTTTAAAAAAGCGCTATAACGCCACTGGATTCTTTCTGTATTTTCAAGCCAATACCAACACCTATGCACCGGCAAACAGGCTTAGAGAGCTTTATGACTATGCTCTTTCCCTTGCTTCCTTTAAGGGGCTTATTGTCTCTACACGTCCTGATTGTCTTGACGACAAAAAAACATCCCTTCTTGCCGACTACAAAAAACAAGGTTATGAGGTATGGGTTGAGCTGGGTCTTCAATCTATGCATGATAAGACGCTGGCTAGAATAAACCGCGGCCATGACAGAGCTTGCTGGGAAGAAGCCATACATAGACTGGGCAATGCAGGAATATACAGGGCAGCCCATCTTATAGCAGGACTTCCCGGAGAAGATCTGAGTGATTTTCTTGCCTCTGTAAACTATGTCGCCAAGACTGGGACAGAAGCTGTCAAGCTGCATGACCTCCATCTTCCTCTCGGAAGCGCCCTTTACAAAGAGTTTCTCCATGGAGAACTCTCACTGCTCAGCAGACAGCGTTATATAGACTACGTCATAGCTGCGATAGAGCACATGCCTAAGGATATGATACTGATGCGTTATTCAACGGATACAACCTATGCAAGACGAGGTTATCCCCACAAGTATATTCCCAAGCAGGCATTTATTGTTATGATGGAGAGGAAGCTCAAGAGTCTTGGAACATATCAAGGAAGACTATGGAAAGGCGGTGAGAGAAATACGCTCCTTAGCGATTTTATAAATAAATAA
- a CDS encoding alpha/beta hydrolase — protein sequence MGKIIKRIIVAIIALLLLMSAGFLLWAQISVYPAFPEAKAVYERAEKQDDFVVFGDKKSDTAFVFYPGGLVDPAAYSIMLKKLADRGILVLLAPMPLDFAFLDIDRAKKALGIYPNVKKWIIAGHSLGGAMACEYVKRHPNDFSYLVLLASYPAESTSLRNSDIKVLSIYGTEDILDREIFISSAARLPSDTKFLEIAGANHAGFGHYGPQKKDGEAKIKRDTQQDITVKAIYDFIYSR from the coding sequence ATGGGAAAAATTATAAAAAGAATTATTGTAGCTATTATTGCACTATTGCTTCTTATGAGCGCAGGATTTTTGCTTTGGGCCCAAATTTCTGTATACCCGGCCTTTCCTGAGGCAAAAGCTGTCTATGAAAGAGCGGAAAAACAGGACGATTTTGTTGTCTTTGGAGACAAGAAATCAGATACAGCATTTGTTTTTTATCCCGGAGGACTTGTGGATCCTGCTGCATACAGCATAATGCTTAAAAAACTAGCTGACAGAGGCATCCTGGTTTTGCTTGCACCCATGCCGCTGGATTTTGCTTTTTTGGATATAGACAGGGCAAAAAAAGCCTTGGGCATATATCCCAATGTAAAAAAGTGGATAATAGCAGGGCATTCTCTGGGAGGAGCTATGGCCTGTGAGTACGTAAAAAGACATCCCAATGATTTTTCTTATCTTGTGTTACTTGCTTCTTATCCTGCGGAATCCACATCCCTAAGAAACAGTGATATAAAGGTACTCTCTATATATGGTACTGAGGACATTTTAGACAGAGAAATATTTATATCTTCTGCAGCAAGGCTTCCCTCAGATACAAAGTTTCTGGAGATAGCAGGTGCAAATCATGCCGGCTTTGGACATTACGGACCTCAGAAAAAGGACGGAGAGGCAAAGATAAAAAGAGACACTCAGCAGGATATCACGGTAAAAGCCATATACGACTTTATTTATTCTAGATAA
- a CDS encoding aminotransferase class I/II-fold pyridoxal phosphate-dependent enzyme, which translates to MKINPLAQELNQTLEGTAALRLLSAMGLRMFFPKGIVAQAAEAGEKAHRFNATVGIANEKPGIPIMLKAVQKEIPNLVPKDIVSYAPTSGDPELRKLWKEHIIHKNPKVKEDYISLPIVTSGLTSGLSQVADLFANPGDKIFLPEYFWGNYRLLFEGRAQAELVTYPLFSDEGIFNTKALKDSIKASGVKKAIVILNFPNNPTGYSPTEKEAESITSALTELAEDGIDILAVTDDAYFGLFYEEGIYTHSIFEKLCNAHPNILAVKADGPTKELYAWGFRTGFLTFGSPVLSKEQFTALEKKLGGSLRASISNSNRLAQTLVKKILTDPQMEKELEEWAQLLKSRYKKTKQILANMPLDCGLSPLPFNSGYFMSFKTKVDAEELRKALLAKGIGTISLGPSTLRVTFASIPEENLEELFLEIFKTAKELNI; encoded by the coding sequence ATGAAGATAAACCCATTAGCACAGGAACTTAACCAAACTCTGGAAGGAACAGCAGCTCTAAGACTTCTGTCTGCCATGGGGCTACGCATGTTTTTCCCAAAAGGGATAGTAGCACAAGCCGCAGAAGCAGGTGAAAAAGCTCACCGTTTTAACGCAACAGTAGGTATTGCCAATGAAAAACCGGGCATCCCTATAATGCTCAAGGCAGTACAAAAAGAGATTCCTAACCTGGTCCCCAAGGATATAGTCTCCTATGCACCCACATCAGGAGATCCAGAGCTTAGGAAGCTATGGAAAGAGCACATAATACACAAAAACCCCAAGGTAAAGGAAGACTACATAAGTCTTCCTATAGTTACAAGCGGACTTACATCCGGTCTGTCACAAGTAGCTGACCTTTTTGCCAATCCGGGAGATAAGATATTCCTTCCGGAATACTTCTGGGGCAACTACAGGCTGCTCTTTGAGGGAAGAGCGCAGGCAGAGCTTGTAACCTATCCTCTTTTTTCCGATGAAGGAATCTTTAACACAAAAGCTCTTAAAGATAGCATAAAAGCTTCTGGCGTAAAAAAAGCAATAGTAATACTCAACTTTCCCAACAATCCAACGGGCTATTCTCCCACAGAAAAAGAAGCAGAAAGCATAACAAGTGCACTCACAGAGCTTGCAGAGGATGGCATAGACATACTAGCCGTAACGGATGATGCATATTTTGGACTGTTTTACGAAGAGGGAATATACACCCACTCCATATTTGAAAAACTCTGTAATGCACATCCCAATATTCTGGCAGTAAAGGCAGACGGTCCAACAAAAGAGCTATACGCTTGGGGTTTTCGCACAGGTTTTCTTACCTTTGGTTCTCCTGTATTGAGCAAAGAACAATTTACAGCGCTGGAGAAAAAACTTGGAGGTTCTCTTAGAGCAAGCATATCCAACTCCAACAGACTTGCTCAGACACTTGTAAAAAAGATACTTACTGACCCACAAATGGAAAAAGAGCTTGAAGAGTGGGCACAACTTCTCAAATCACGCTATAAAAAAACCAAGCAAATCCTTGCCAACATGCCTTTGGATTGTGGACTCAGCCCTCTTCCTTTTAACTCCGGTTATTTTATGAGTTTTAAGACAAAGGTAGATGCAGAAGAGCTAAGAAAAGCGCTTCTTGCCAAGGGTATAGGAACAATATCCCTTGGTCCATCAACGCTGAGGGTTACGTTTGCAAGCATTCCGGAAGAAAATCTGGAAGAACTTTTCTTGGAAATATTTAAAACAGCAAAAGAATTAAACATATAA
- a CDS encoding glycoside hydrolase family 18 protein, whose translation MKQTKTLLFLLTLIVSLMACQSIQKKDMHRIEVVSYIRTWPLGSTQEEIEKNINWKAEDIRGDMIDMLNISFGLLTQNNKIYIPEYNGKDEKKRTFPNLFQEVEKLKKKYPSLKINLSVGGWGADGFSDMAASRENRETFIKDAIDWIKKHNLDGLDIDWEYPVGPDWGLPIKTRPEDAQNFILLLQETREALNLAEKELGRPLGLSIAVPASTWYVEKIDIKEVEKYITYFKIMCYDYYGAWSDTTGHHTNLYNNPSDPAWGGWSTDQAIQLYLEKGIAPEKILMGVAFYGRAWKGVMPENNGLFQPYKEAAFPDGISYTDIEKLEKSGEYTRYWDDLAKAPFLYNGDTWITYDDRESLDYKIKYIEEKGLGGIMVWEYGHDIEERLYSFLHEKAR comes from the coding sequence ATGAAACAAACAAAAACATTGCTCTTTCTTCTGACACTTATAGTATCACTTATGGCATGCCAAAGTATACAAAAAAAGGATATGCACAGGATAGAGGTAGTATCGTATATAAGAACATGGCCTCTTGGAAGTACACAGGAAGAGATAGAAAAGAATATCAACTGGAAAGCAGAGGATATACGAGGAGACATGATAGATATGCTCAACATTTCCTTTGGGCTTTTGACCCAAAACAACAAGATATACATTCCCGAGTACAACGGCAAAGATGAGAAGAAAAGAACATTTCCCAATCTCTTCCAAGAAGTGGAAAAGCTTAAGAAAAAATACCCATCCCTCAAGATAAATCTCTCCGTAGGAGGATGGGGAGCCGATGGTTTTTCCGATATGGCAGCAAGCAGAGAGAACAGAGAAACCTTTATCAAAGACGCAATAGACTGGATAAAAAAACATAACCTTGACGGTCTGGATATAGACTGGGAATATCCCGTAGGCCCGGACTGGGGACTCCCCATAAAAACTAGACCGGAAGATGCGCAAAACTTTATACTGTTACTGCAAGAAACACGAGAAGCTCTTAACCTAGCAGAGAAAGAACTTGGCAGGCCTTTGGGTCTCAGTATAGCTGTACCTGCAAGTACATGGTATGTGGAGAAAATAGATATAAAAGAGGTAGAAAAATATATAACTTACTTTAAAATAATGTGCTACGACTATTATGGTGCATGGAGCGATACAACAGGACACCACACCAACCTTTATAACAACCCATCGGACCCGGCATGGGGTGGTTGGAGCACTGACCAAGCAATACAATTATATCTAGAAAAAGGCATTGCACCAGAAAAAATTCTCATGGGTGTTGCTTTCTACGGAAGAGCCTGGAAAGGAGTTATGCCAGAAAACAACGGGCTTTTCCAACCCTACAAAGAAGCAGCCTTTCCCGATGGCATAAGCTATACGGACATAGAAAAACTGGAAAAAAGTGGGGAATACACCAGATACTGGGATGACCTGGCAAAAGCTCCGTTTCTCTATAACGGAGATACATGGATAACTTATGACGACAGAGAATCACTTGATTACAAGATAAAATATATAGAAGAAAAAGGACTTGGCGGAATTATGGTCTGGGAGTACGGACATGATATAGAGGAACGACTGTACTCCTTTCTCCATGAGAAAGCCAGGTAA
- a CDS encoding 4Fe-4S double cluster binding domain-containing protein — MNYSDILEYAEEAGIKHLSYGKTDKIEGISNKYPFFLISFIPYSLQGKEKYISDRACADIAPFAQANHYAELTARFKKLVSAICIKTGYKKADFRIFSNSPFPEKQMAVKSGLGVMGKNGLIINKTYGSYISIGGVLLPFIPKGLPEMQYNSPGCDKDKETWDDYRQQENTPLCKTCAACITACPTKAITEKGLQKERCIQYYASTHTIVPQEIMEKWGTTLYGCPHCQAACPHNRKDLQEREKISLGRIGSTLPLDILISSSPEHIKQLIKKSTLASSWLDTKTLIRNAIIVAGYLRCKSLSPAIEEHTHSHDSVIRDAATWAKKQIAN; from the coding sequence ATGAATTATTCCGATATACTTGAATACGCAGAAGAAGCGGGAATTAAACATCTCTCTTACGGAAAAACAGACAAAATAGAAGGAATAAGTAATAAATATCCCTTTTTCCTGATATCCTTCATCCCTTACAGCCTGCAGGGAAAAGAAAAGTATATATCGGACAGAGCCTGTGCGGATATAGCACCTTTCGCGCAGGCCAACCACTATGCAGAACTGACAGCAAGATTCAAAAAACTGGTATCTGCAATCTGCATTAAAACAGGCTATAAAAAAGCAGATTTCAGAATATTCTCCAACTCCCCCTTTCCAGAAAAACAAATGGCAGTAAAAAGCGGTCTTGGAGTAATGGGAAAAAACGGGCTCATAATCAACAAAACATACGGCTCGTACATAAGCATAGGAGGAGTCCTTCTTCCATTTATCCCAAAAGGACTTCCGGAAATGCAGTACAACAGTCCTGGCTGCGATAAAGACAAAGAAACTTGGGATGACTACAGACAGCAAGAAAACACCCCACTATGCAAAACCTGTGCTGCCTGCATAACAGCATGCCCCACAAAGGCAATAACAGAAAAAGGTCTACAAAAAGAACGCTGCATCCAATACTATGCAAGCACACACACGATAGTACCTCAAGAAATAATGGAAAAATGGGGAACAACACTTTACGGGTGTCCTCACTGTCAGGCAGCCTGTCCTCACAACAGAAAAGACTTACAGGAGAGAGAAAAAATATCCCTAGGAAGAATAGGCAGCACTCTACCTCTGGATATCCTTATATCATCCAGTCCGGAGCACATAAAACAGCTTATAAAAAAAAGCACACTTGCCTCATCATGGCTTGATACAAAAACACTCATAAGAAACGCAATCATAGTAGCAGGCTACCTAAGGTGCAAAAGCCTTTCTCCCGCAATAGAAGAGCATACACACTCTCACGATTCTGTTATACGAGATGCCGCAACTTGGGCAAAAAAACAAATCGCAAACTGA